The window TTGTTTACGCCTTGTTTACGCCGAACCAGACGCCAAAAACCTCACTTTCCAAGCTGTCGTAGGTTACGCCCCCTTCCCACCGTAGCTTACGCCAAGCCAGCCATCAACTGCCGTAACTTACAGCCATCACCACCGTAGGTTACGGTGGTGTGGAACTCTTGATTTTTCAGAAATTCTTCTAGACTTCTTTCTTACTCTTGATTTGAATCTGGTCACACGTGGGGTTCTTGTAGACTATGTTGGATGTCATGTGATGTTGGGAGGCATAGGGGGAACCCAGAGCAAATTGTTGACTAAGAatgaaaaatagttttttttgtttcttacaacaacaaatatatatatatatatatatatatatatatatatatatatatatatatatatataagtgtattTAAAGTAGCATGTTTATATTAATACACATGCCATAAAATGTAATGATAGGTCGTGAACTTTGAAGATTTGGATATACGTAGCTCGCCGAATATTTATAAACTCAATTGTAATTTGATGTGCAAggcaaaggtgagtttcgtagcccctacgcttactttatttggggtggaaagtgtactcgtttGTTAAATGCTTGTCTCGGTTGATACGattgattatgatattgaaCGAGATGATAACTACTTAATTGTTTGCTTGTGATATGTGTTATTGAAacgtttattacatatatatactcacattatggattgttgaatccacgttatgggttgttaaactcacgttatggattgttaaatctacgttatgggtatctttatactcacgttatgggttgttaaactcacgttatggattgctaaatccacgttatgggtatctttatactcacgttatgggtatctttatactcacgtatTGGGTTGTTGAGCCCACGTTATTGAACGTattaatcctcgtatatcgttaacagttgttatcccgacacacttgacttttattatttaaagcTATGAattcaccaactttatgttgacctgttttagtacacttttagGTGAACAGGTGAATCAAAGACGtgttggatgatgattgattgtttaCATGCTAGGaattggacttggactttatcatggatccgtgatttaTAGTTCCCGCTTacgggttatgcttaggatcatatgtCATCTTTTGTGCtatcttttgtaaacgtttgatggtcaTGCTCCTTAAGCATTTTTGTATGATCTCGGGATTGTAACTGATTGAATTGTATGGATTTCCAAATCCTTTTAATGCATTTAGagttgtctctacttaatttccatgtcgtgctgtgcttaGTATTTAACCCTCTTAATTCCGCcttgtcggggtgttacaaatgattattaagatttttaatttataattaaattaataatgacatcatcaatttctaatttgataaaattgagagCTATAACTGATTAATAAGATATTaggtcatttgtcttttaatataAGTTATCTAATACccgattttatatatatttttattatttatttaggtTTCTAGTGAAagaaatatgattaaaaatacaTTTGTTTGCTTTAATATAACGTCATTTGTAGATATAATTTAATTTGCTTACTCACTTAAAAATAGGGATACGGTTAACACCAATTCTCTAGTTATATAGCACAAATTAAGTAGTCGTCCGGCAAAAACTATTGGACGAGTGATTGAATAATTGTTGGTCCGCCAAAATTTGAATCATTCAATTCTATAGAAAAACAACTAAAACTTGGATAAATGGTGATTAATTGACAAAAGTATAATTAAGTTATATGTTGGTGCTCAGAAACTTCCATATATGCTTTTGATACCGTCTGTTTGTGTGTTTccattttatagttttgattcTTGGATTATCTACTTGTATTGTTTAGACATTTCTATTCTTAATTTCACTGATGTCTTTTATGGAGAAACTTAATGCTGCCAAATGGTCAACACTGCTTTTTAATAGgaaataagtttaaaaaaaaataatcttcacATAGTTGACATATATAGTATACTTTATTCTATCTTTTGACATATTATCCACACCTTCAATACACTTACTTGGTAAGTATCGATTAGGTGTTTTCGTTAGTTACTATCGGTATGCATGCTTCTTGATTCCCAATCTAATACATTGTTATACTCGAAAACTTGATTGTTTTTTAAAGCGTGATATGCTAGCTCAATTGGTTGTCGAGCAGTTTTCAAGATACCTAAATCTtgatattatcatctttaaagaaagataaaattttaaatcGGTAAAAGATCCATGTTTTTGTGCATTTAGCATAAGTCCCTTGTTGAGATCCTTGGGTTGTTTCTAGCCAAACCTTCAATGTGAGACAACCTCTCATTTTATATTAATGACCAAAGGCTAACTTATCTTCTCTTCAATGCATTAACTAAAACCTCGTGTTACTTGCATTGGTTGTAAGCCTcgtgattattatatatatgggctGCTGACTACATATGTATTTTCCTTGATCAAATTTTAGTCTAACTAATTTTTGAGAGTTTTCTACTTGATcaccaaaagaaaaagatcGATCGAGGATGTGGGAGTTAAAGATAGCCGAAGGTGATGGCCCCTATTTGTATAGTACAAACAACTTTGTTGGTAGACAGTTTTGGGAGTTTAATCCGGACGCTGGAACTGTTGAGGAGAAACAAGAAGTCGAGAAGATTCGTCTGAACTACAAAAATAATCGAAGAAATGGAGGATTTCATGCCTGTGGTGATCTCCTCATGCGGAGGCAGGTAATAAACACGTAACTTTTCACgttaattaacttttttctGTGGTCGTTTCCATGCTGATAATGATCGTATAAAATGAATAGCTAATAAAGGAAAATGGGATAGATCTTATGAGCACATCTCCAATGAGAATACGAGAAGGCGAACAAGTTAGTTTTGAAGCAGTAACAACGGCAGTAAAGAAAGCTGTCAGACTACACCGTGCCATCCAAGCAAAAGACGGACACTGGCCAGCTGAAAATGCCGGCCCCATGTTTTTCACTCCTCCACTTGTAAGTATATAAATGCCGGACACTGGGACTTTTTGAAGCAAAACTCCTAGAgattatatgaatttattaaaatcaaattgAGTTTCATTCTGTTGAAGCAAAATGTGGTTTCATATGTATCATTTGGGCATCATAGACCCGTTGGTGTTCAGATATTGGATATAAGTGTGGCGGTGTGGTCTTACCTGCCTGTGCCAGTATGAAGCTGAAATAAACAAGAATTGTCAAATATATTGCTATATTTCCAGTATGATTAGCACCGTTAACATAGATGTCATTGTTTCCTTTCATTGTAGGTAATTGCTTTATACATCAGCGGTACTATTAACTCTGTATTGACAGCAGAACACAAGAAAGAGATGATAAGGTACTTTTATAATCATCAGGTTAGCAATCAAACCCTTACTTCATATATCTCTGTTTTTGCGCTGCGAAAAATGAATCACTCTGGATTTTAGAAGTTTTTCATTGAATTTCAGTAGTTCTCTCCGGAAAGCTTCAACTTTAGGAAATACTTACTCCTACTCTACTCATAAATTACACGAATGTATAGATTGGAACCCAAGACATCTGGGAAAAAAAACCCATTAATCCATGCCCACAAATTTGGGAAataagactcgaacccaggtggatcctaCTAAGGTTAAAGActttaccaatgggccaccaaccccattagCTAGAAAATACTTTATTACTTATACATTTCGACTCTTTTtatgttaattttcatatttactCGATGGATTGGAAAGAActcaatttattttaaataactcAAGTGCTCTTACATCTATGCAGAATGAAGATGGCGGATGGGGGTTTTACATCGAAGGACATAGCACGATGATTGGAAGTGCATTGAGTTATGTAGCTTTACGAATATTAGGAGAGGGAGAAGAGGACGGAGATGGTGCAATCTCGAGAGGCCGCAAATGGATACTTGACCATGGTGGTGCAAGTTCAATTCCGTCTTGGGGAAAGGTTTATCTTGCGGTAATTGTTTGCTCCATATTCCTACTTGGTGGAAAAAGATATCTAATGCAGATACGAACTTACAAATTTTTAGTTAATATTTCTAAGCTCACACACCGAACCCAACAACTAGCACACAAGATCTGAAAGGAATAACAACACGAAACCCATACAAATTTTACCTGCAATTTTGACAAGCTATATCTCCTTGCTGAAACCTCTGATGGAAGATCATTCTAGTCACTTAGTAGATCTATACTCCTTGAACCTACCGTTCAAATTTGGTAATGATCCAGCGGTTAACAAATCCGCAACATTATTTCTCCCATGGCTGCATCGCATGGCTTTAGAAAATACTGAGTGCAAGACAAAGTTTATTTATTCATACTGCAGTTTAAGGCATGGTCGACAGTAGCAAGCACTATGCATTCCCAGATTATATTCTCCAGTTCTTTcgaatatattttgttattccCCAATTAAATTGCATTCATTTACTTATACAGGTGCTTGGAGTGTATGAATGGGAGGGTTGCAACCCATTACCACCCGAATTCTGGTTATTCCCATCAGTGTTCCCTTTTCATCCGggtaaatataataatttaaattgttTACTGCTACTTCCAATGAACTTCCCGTTGAATTATATTCAAAAACTACTTTGGAAACAAATTAATTTAGTCTCTTTTGAAGCTTGGTCTTGCTCACTTCTTTCTCATGCTTAATCAGCCGAGATGTGGTGCTACTGCCGGACAACCTACATGCCAATGTCGTATTTATATGGGAAAAGAATCCAAGGACCAATAACACATCTTATTTCATCATTAAGAAAGGAGATTCACCCCACTCCTTTTGAGGAAATAAATTGGAATAAACAGCGGAATAACTGTTGCAAGGTTGGTACCCTTTTAATTATCATTCTTAGCACTCCAGATATCTACGAgattattttcctttttattgcAATGAAAATTAATGCATTCTTTCCATCCTCAATAGTGTTTAGTATTAGATAGTACGAGTATTTAATGTATGTAAGAGCTAAAGCATGAAAAATGAGaatttatatgttatattttgGCAGGAGGACTTCTACTATCCACATTCACTTCTTCAAGATGCATTATGGCATAGCCTTCACTATCTTTCTGAACCAGTTCTCAAATACTGGCCATTTTCTAAGCTAAGAGACAGATCTCTTGAAAGAGTTGTTGAACTGATGCGTTATGAAGCTGAGGAGACTAGATACATGACCATAGGATGCGTCGAAAAGGTATGCTAGCTTCTCCAACAAAACCAAAAAGGAAAACAGCTAATTAGATATGATACCTTAACAGAATAATGATAACTGGAATTTTCCTCTGTTTTGTACAGAGTCTACAGATGATGTGTTGGTGGGCGGAAAATCCAAATGGGGATGAATTCAAATATCACCTGGCCCGAGTACCTGATTACTTATGGATTGCAGAAGATGGAATGACAATGCATAGTTTTGGTAGTCAAGTATGGGATTGTTCTCTTGTGATTCAAGCAATTCTTGCAAGTAATATGCCTGAGGAATATGGTGATTGTCTCAAAAAAGGACACTTCTACTTAAAAGAATCACAGGTAATTTCTTTGCAGTATGCATTACTTGTTAATTATTCAAGTTTGTATAGTACCCGTATCATGCAACCAAATTATATGTAGGTAAAAGAAAATCCATCAGGAGATTTCACTCAAATGTGTCGACAGTTCACAAAAGGATCATGGACTTtctcagatcaagatcaaggGTGGACTGTCTCAGATTGTACGGCAGAAGCCCTAAAGGTAAATGTAAATAGAATTGGGATTTTCCTTATGCAAATTGATACAGTTTCGGTTCAAAACAGCAAATAAGGTATCACTTATCTCATCTTGCAGTGTCTACTCTTACTATCTCATATGCCAAAAGAAGTTTCTGGAGAGAAAGATGACACTGCCCGCCTATATGATGCAGTGAATGTGCTTCTTTACATGCAAGTAAGACATAACTGATatgtatttttagaaataaatgCTTCATTCGTCCCAATATAAGTGTCCATTTTCACAAGTAGCTTATTGATTTTACCATTCAATTCTTAATACTCTTTTTCATGAAATCAACTCAAAATTTTTTTGcaaaaagtaaagataaaacCATCAGCTACTACAGTTAATTGACATAATAACTATTAGTAATTCCTAAGAATATGTATTGTTTCAAACTAGACTTCTGATTTGGGACGAAAAAGTATTAAACACACGTCCATGTAGCGTctctaaattttattttattttttgagcaGAGCAGTCTctaaattttatttcattatcatTTAGATTGGCTATAATATTGTTACTCATAGTGTCATTGGGGAGCATTGATGAGAAATTAGAACATAggtgttttttttcttatgtttattCAGAGTCCTATAAGCGGCGGATTTGCTGTTTGGGAGCCACCAATTCCAAAACCATTTCTACAGTTACTTAATCCTTCAGAAATTTTTGCAGATATTGTTGTTGAAAAAGAGTAAGTGTCCAAACCATTTATTACAGCCCTTTTATCATTTACATACAGATAATGATTTAACATATTTCTGGTTATTTTAGACATGTGGAGACGACAGCTTCCATCATTGGAGTTCTAGTAGACTTTAATCGTGTCTATCCAAGACACAGAaaggaagaaataaaaaattccATTTCAGAAGGGATACGCTATCTTGAAGAAACACAATGGAATGATGGTTCATGGTATGTAATTAAACCCGGCCACTAGTCCATCTGCCCAATTTCTAGTGATTTTATATCGTTTCTTCTTATACCTTTTAGGTACATGGTTCTTAATCTCTTTATGTGATCGACATGTTAACTTAATAGGTACGGCTACTGGGGAGTATGCTTCATCTACGGAACTTTCTTTGCCCTTAGGGGTTTAAGTTGTACCGGACAGACATATGAAAATAACAATGCAGTCCGTAAGGGTGTTAAATTCTTACTTTCAATACAGAACGAAGAAGGAGGTTGGGGTGAGAGCCACATCTCCTGCCCTACTGAGGtatgatttataaataagcTTACAAAACGCTCAATTTGTTATAGTTCTTAAGGGTATGCTACAACCCGTGTACACGGGGAAGTAGGATTGCCATACTACAAGTTGTTCCTTATCTAATGTAGcgggacccggttaagacagcCGACTACCCTGTTGTAAGTAGGTCCTCACATTTGGATGGTGGGGGCACGTTCTATTCGACAGTTACGATTCaaataatataatactaatGTATTCCTTCTGTTTCAATTGGTCATCAAGGTGTATACACCTTTGGATGGAAACAGGACAAATTTGGTCCAAACCTCATGGGCTATGCTTGGTCTTATGTTTGGTGGACAGGTTAGTTTCCATGATATACTTTAAAGGTTTATTGAAGCTCATCCTTTTACTAATCCTACTTAATTTGAAATGACTAGGTGGATAGAGATCCAATGCCATTGCATAAAGCAGCTAAACTATTGATCAATGCCCAAATGGATAACGGAGATTTTCCTCAGCAGGTAGactatataataaaatgaatcTAATAATTTAAACCTACTAATTCATCTGCTCGATTAAtgtaaatttatcaattttaGAACATAGTCATGTTTGACAATGATACCAGCAGTGTAACACTGATGGGGGCGGGTTAAGGTCCCCGAACCATTATAAGGTGTGTCGGGGGCTTTCTGGGGTTTTTCCTTGGAAGGCTACTCAACATTGGATGTAGCGGACCCGATTAAAACAACCGACTAATCTAATGTTGGTGGCCAGGATGGGTTTTGTTGAACGGTTGTCGTTCAGAAAAAATGAGCACAGTCATATTTAAATTCTAAGGATGCGTTTAGTTGGGGATCACACcccttgtttttcatttttgttttccaagaaagcatgaaaaataaaatacgcATTCAAATCATAATTTTCCATGAAAAAGAATACactatttttcacttttatatggaaaattagaaaatacttttttattattttccacatttatttttcattttctaaaatatgaaaaactcaaattgattttcataatctagttttgaacgcgttttaaaaaattttatttgttttttaaaataaaaaactcctttcattttccagaaaattaaaaatagaaaacctGGAAATATTTTTTACAGCTAAACGCATCCTAAGTTTTTAATGTCTGGGCCACATGACAAGTAGAAGCAAAAACGACCTTTTCTGACACCCTTCAAATTCATCAATGGAATCCTTTTATCACGTTAAGTTAACcaattaattagttttatttatttgatgaCGACGCTTTATCCTATTTATGTTTTCGAATTACATGcatatttgaaataaaataccTTACTAATGTGCTACCAACATCATGAATAGTTAACCAATTAGTTTCCATTAGTTGGTGTTgattaattttcttatttattaaatttgcTATTTAATTTTGGAGGATAACCATTTACTCGAACTAAAAtctaattgaaaattttattcaTGTTGCGACAATACGTTGTAAAAAGAGTGAATTCTTTAAAAAACTATCCTAACTATTCTCCTAATAAAATGATCATGACACtaatataaatcaataaataaaattaaaaaaataataataataataataagtgcattTCGCATGTCATggtttaattattttatgaagatataattaaaatgtttatatatagaagaaTAACAAAAACCACATTATAGTAGTTTTTAAAAGCtctatttttttgttgaaatttaaaatgttagatactttttattgatatataaaataaacggTAGGATCCAtagtatttaaaattttaatatatttggataccTTTTTATGCTATTTGCCCTATTAagttaagtatttttttaattttcttttgtttgtttcaGGAAATTACTGGAGTCTACATGAAGAACTGTTTGTTACTTTATGCACAATACAAGAACATCTTTCCACTCTGGGCACTAGGGGAGTATCGCAGACGTCTTTGGTAGCAATGCCCAAACAAAAAAAGCTACAATTATGCATGGTACTCTAGCTAGGAATATGCAAATCATACGAAAGTCATACAGTGGGTATAGCAATACTTGTATAAGGTGATAGGCTTGTCATAATGTCCGAATAAGTTTAAAACAATGTAGCCCCACAGTGACAATTATGAATCCTTGTGAATGGTATATGTCTATAAAGCTCCCCATCCTGCTCTAAATACTCAATGTTCTGATTATTATTGTGTGTAGGATCGAATTGTGTGTTTAGGTGAAGTAGGTGTTGTgacaaatatgttttttttagagAGAAATGTGAAAAGGAGTAATTAGTTGTAATCTCAAGTGCAGATTACTCCAAAGTTGTAATCTCCGTATTACAAATGTCAGGGACAGGGGCTAATATGCCTCTTTAGAAAATTACATGATAATCCCTGAACTATAACAAATATACAATTCAACatcaaagttatatttttaatattctcTCTCTTCATGTGAATTGTGTATGTTCTAATTTTATTCAGGATTCAATGTCTTCGGTTTTTATTATGACGCTTGAGCTTGAATACTAAATTTTCTATATTTGAGAATATCTTTGAAGCTTCACTTTTATGTTAGAAATATTCATGAATCAATTTTCATATTAATCTTGAACGCTTGAGATCATTTTTAAGAcaatttttatttggttttttttttgaggTTTGGGGAATTTCTTATTTATAAATGGGATATCACGAGATTCAGGTTTCTGTTCTTGATTAAAGATTTACCAACGTAAACTGTGGCTGGCATCATGAACATGGGAAATTTTTTTGGTAATGGTATTGGTAAACCTATATTTTAAGATTGGGAAAGGAAATTGTTGATGAGGTTTTAAGATGAAAATCTTTGATGATGTTTGGACATATATTTGGCCAACATAAAGTGGTAATTATATTCACTATGAATCTTTTTGCTCTTTTCAAACATAAACCACTGTAGGAGATTATCAacaatttaaatattttgtaCTATTTATACTTAAAGGTGTACCAAATATCCGAATCCGGAATCTAAAAGATTTGAAAACTACCCGATCCCAGATATTTAAAGGTAATCTGAAATATTTTCAGGTTTGTATATCGGATAATATTTCGAAATAATATAATAGAATAGTCGAATATCCGAGTTTACATGCATGGAATTGGACCTACTTGTTAAACTTAGGGATGAG is drawn from Erigeron canadensis isolate Cc75 chromosome 9, C_canadensis_v1, whole genome shotgun sequence and contains these coding sequences:
- the LOC122580974 gene encoding dammarenediol II synthase-like, with the translated sequence MWELKIAEGDGPYLYSTNNFVGRQFWEFNPDAGTVEEKQEVEKIRLNYKNNRRNGGFHACGDLLMRRQLIKENGIDLMSTSPMRIREGEQVSFEAVTTAVKKAVRLHRAIQAKDGHWPAENAGPMFFTPPLVIALYISGTINSVLTAEHKKEMIRYFYNHQNEDGGWGFYIEGHSTMIGSALSYVALRILGEGEEDGDGAISRGRKWILDHGGASSIPSWGKVYLAVLGVYEWEGCNPLPPEFWLFPSVFPFHPAEMWCYCRTTYMPMSYLYGKRIQGPITHLISSLRKEIHPTPFEEINWNKQRNNCCKEDFYYPHSLLQDALWHSLHYLSEPVLKYWPFSKLRDRSLERVVELMRYEAEETRYMTIGCVEKSLQMMCWWAENPNGDEFKYHLARVPDYLWIAEDGMTMHSFGSQVWDCSLVIQAILASNMPEEYGDCLKKGHFYLKESQVKENPSGDFTQMCRQFTKGSWTFSDQDQGWTVSDCTAEALKCLLLLSHMPKEVSGEKDDTARLYDAVNVLLYMQSPISGGFAVWEPPIPKPFLQLLNPSEIFADIVVEKEHVETTASIIGVLVDFNRVYPRHRKEEIKNSISEGIRYLEETQWNDGSWYGYWGVCFIYGTFFALRGLSCTGQTYENNNAVRKGVKFLLSIQNEEGGWGESHISCPTEVYTPLDGNRTNLVQTSWAMLGLMFGGQVDRDPMPLHKAAKLLINAQMDNGDFPQQEITGVYMKNCLLLYAQYKNIFPLWALGEYRRRLW